In Littorina saxatilis isolate snail1 linkage group LG8, US_GU_Lsax_2.0, whole genome shotgun sequence, a single genomic region encodes these proteins:
- the LOC138972684 gene encoding uncharacterized protein — protein MGHTVTPCITSATGNPQTEIKTCTLPHVTCKDSGTYKCETEGPDTVTKSVQLTVKGPPEISGAKQHNNDETTTLMFTVCSHTMDFTKCFLSPQSPVTTDKSSLLQTTDVSSYPSWETCSRLNWTLAGEPPQLNMSVEVQGILFGEGSKWEVTLENALGEGRSEFIIHSPHGNGNGATTERVDYTPTESQSLLSNTIFVTLISNASVVGVIVLLVIAIVVTRRGRRARCLHENMRLQERRPPLLPQRLPQPAQIPHNHQERLQATAASSLGCSTQRPHSESSESDIYDKAREDEDECAIGAACTSMLQKTDCAAQGNGATNVPANIDIATNLPDDYLHAI, from the exons ATGGGCCATACAGTGACGCCTTGCATCACAAGTGCAACTGGAAACCCACAAACCGAGATCAAAACATGTACACTTCCCCATGTAACATGTAAAGACTCTGGCACATACAAATGTGAGACCGAAGGACCTGACACGGTGACAAAATCGGTACAACTTACGGTAAAAG GGCCTCCGGAAATCAGTGGagcaaaacaacacaataaTGACGAAACAACGACCCTGATGTTTACCGTGTGTTCCCATACAATGGACTTCACTAAATGCTTTCTCAGCCCACAGTCCCCTGTAACAACAGACAAGTCATCACTGCTGCAGACCACGGACGTCTCTTCATACCCTTCGTGGGAAACATGCTCAAG ACTCAACTGGACACTCGCTGGTGAACCCCCTCAGCTGAATATGAGCGTTGAAGTGCAAGGAATACTGTTTGGGGAAGGCAGCAAATGGGAAGTGACATTGGAAAATGCGTTGGGAGAGGGTCGATCTGAATTCATCATACACTCGCCGCATG GCAATGGAAATGGTGCCACAACAGAAAGAGTTGATTACACCCCGACAGAATCCCAATCTCTTCTCTCGAACACCATTTTTGTCACTCTGATTTCTAACGCTTCCGTCGTTGGAGTTATCGTCCTTCTTGTCATCGCCATTGTTGTCACAAGAAGAG GCAGACGAGCTCGGTGTCTGCACGAAAACATGCGTCTTCAAGAACGACGCCCGCCTCTACTACCTCAACGATTACCACAACCTGCTCAAATTCCCCACAATCACCAGGAAAGACTTCAAGCAACAGCAGCATCTTCTTTGGGCTGCTCCACACAAAGACCACATTCTGAGAGCTCAGAGTCTGACATCTACGATAAAGCAAGAGAGGACGAAGACGAGTGTGCAATAGGTGCTGCTTGCACCAGTATGCTGCAAAAAACTGACTGTGCTGCGCAAG GAAATGGAGCCACAAATGTACCTGCAAATATTGACATCGCAACAAATCTGCCGGACGACTATCTCCATGCCATATAG